From the Sebastes fasciatus isolate fSebFas1 chromosome 9, fSebFas1.pri, whole genome shotgun sequence genome, the window gtcatagtataaagaacacaacatcatatgcataaaatctttgtaaaaaaagttactttttaatgcaattaacgtttatcacagtccctgtaacatccaacatcatagcactacgttggctaacacttcattttacagctccgcAACTTCCATGgtgattaggtgataattagcaagtaacctatttgatatttctttagaattactgccaaattaccccaatatttacctcaaaatctatctaaaactactttattataaacattatttaataattatctGCTAAAATATCATGtaaaggttaaaatagggccctgaggCTTGAGAAGAGGCTCTGTGCTGCTAGATAATCGATGGCAGGGACCGCTCTGAACTCCTCCAGTTGGAATCACTGAATTGTTGTTTCATGACATCTTTTTATTGAGtgtctggtgtcttttatctctctctatttcatcttctatcatctctccagactctgtcaggctggtgaacgggactagtctgtgctcaggcagactggaggtgaagactaaccactctaaccagtggtggtcctcagtgtgtgaagctgactttgaccagcaggatgcagaggtggtctgtaggcagcttggctgtggggctccttcagtcctccagggggcgctctatggagacgtggaggcttcaatgtggaccaaagagttccagtgtggaggaactgagtctgctctcctggactgtagaagctcaggctcagatagaaacacctgctcacctggcaaagctgttggactcacctgctcaggtagaagaggagctgcagctctgatctggttcatttctgttctaatgaaactcactttattcttttactgacgactctcttgtttctgttcagagcctgatgatgtcaggttggtgggaggagacagtcgctgtgGAGGAACACTGAAGCTGAAacatcagggagactggagaTCAGTGAGGGGCTATTACTCTGACTGGACCCTGAAGGAAGCAGCTGCTGCCTGCAGAGActtggactgtggctctgctgtttctgtagaacagagagaggagtccTCACGGAGATCTGTGTGGTGGATCAGGTCTGAatgtgttcagtctggatctgctctgagggagtgtgcaaCATCAGGTTCCTCTGACTCCATCCTgaatctcacctgctcaggtaagcccatcagtgacatcatctatgacatcatctatgacagtaatgtttccagtatgttccttcctccgtcacagtgacagtcggtggtttccattggactgaactgtaaagttatccaggacaatgacatcctaaagtgtagagaagtgtatggagagctgttttaacatttaataaatcaGCTTGACTATcaagaattaacattagagatatctacaactacattctgactagtcgtaatcacattgtgactagtcagagatcttattccagatatctataacctcCAAATGAGTCCAAATGATAGTTAAAATATAGTTTATAAGATAGTTAGAATTGGgatgtccttcaagatggagcgctgAGATCGATTTCTGGATCACAAGCCGGAgcatcgaggatcgaggagacGAGGTGGCACAAGATCAGGTCCACTTTGTTGAACGGAGGGTCAACAAAAATGAAACGTAAACGGCGGTGCATTGAACACTCTGTTGTGCTACGCTAATGCACTGCCTTTATAATACGGTGGGGTTCGTGCACGTCGCTGCTGATTGGGTAACACCTCTGACACACCCACCAGATGAGAGGAAACGCACCTCAAAGCCTGTTGTGCACCATTTCCAGGAAACACGCCGTTCAACCCGGAAACCGTAGCAAACCAGTGCACGCTGTTTTCAGACTGAACGTGCTCCGGCTCTCAGCCAATCATCTCTTTGTGTTTACagacctgctgcttcagcccAACATCTCTGGGTCCTCCTCCGTGGACCGAGTCTCCGAGGCCCAGCAGCAGGGGTTTCACGTGCTCAGGGGCTCCACCTTCACCATCAGCTGCTCCGTCCAGCCACAGTACCCAGGAGGCTCCTTCCATCtcaccttcacctcctccacctcagcACTCAACTACAcccagccagctgtcaatcactccgcccacttcctgtttcctgctgcaGAGCCCGCCCACCAAGGAAGCTACAGATGTGTTTATCACGTCTATGTTTTTTCTCACGACTTCTTCTCTGAGAGCCGTCTGATCTCTCTCACCGTCGCAGGTAAActgactgtttacatgcaggTTTGGAAAATGTGGAAATGATCAGCTGACAACAGAGAAGCTTTCATTCTGTAATCAACGATCGggcttattttaataattaaggaCTTTGATTATTTCATAAGaagtttacttaattttgtatttattttttttttaagttatttttttgggggcattttccatttttattcagaggacagtggatagagtcttggaaaggggggagagagagtggatgcggaaagggccaaaGGCctgattcgaacccgggccgccgcggtcaggaccaagccttgatacatggacgcccgctctaccaactgagctaacccaggcgccccttaattttgtattttaatattttctttttccataagaattttatttaattttgtactTACGGAATTTTCTTATTTCATAAgattttgcatatttttgtaCTTAAGGAATTTACGTAATTTTGTGGTTATGAATTTTGCTCATCTTTTTTATAATTAAGGActttaattaatttgtaatgaaggattttttttatttcataagaattttacttaattttgtaattcaggatttttttttaatttcattataatttTCCTATCTTTGTATTTAAGAAGTTTGATGAATTTTGTCGGAGCCTTCAGAGATCATAGGgattaaaacatgaataaaagttAGAGGTTTATTCTACGTGGAGATGACGTCACTTTAGGACGTCTGCTCACAACTgattacagagagagatgtagtactagtacttcatttaagtagtactagtagtacttcaTCTAAGTGCTTTAAGGGTTATGACATGTTCAGTCATAATAAGTCTgtgcatgttgttgtttgtggaaTGACACTGTGACTACTGTCATTGTGTTCCACATGTCATATAGTAACCACACTTGTACAAAGTGGATGAATGTCAACAGCAAACAGTCTACTGGAGGACGGAGCATGTTTGGTTGTAAACATATAAAAGTCTCACTAAAGTCACGTCAGTTGTATTTCTACAGATTAATCTCAGAGGACTTTCTAATCTGTCCAACAAAGAACAGTCTCCGTCCTCAGAGCCTGGATTCACATAAAGAGGATTGAAGAAGTGCTTTTAGATTTCAGGTCACtacagtttgtgtttaatgggagctgttggactcatgatgtcatgtgatgtgatgtgatgactgTCCATGTGTTTGATCAGATCTAAGGCCTTTCATCATCAGAGCCATCGTCCTGCCGCTGATTCTGCTGTTGGCGAACATTGGCCTTTACTTCTACTATAAGGTACTGACACACGTCTGTTGTTCAGACCGCTGACTGACATGAAGCTCTCAGTCTGTGTTTATTgaagtgaagagagaggagtgatgcAGGAAGTCACATCTGTGTGCTGTCATGTGTCTCCAGGGCAAGAGGGGGCAGAGGCCGAGCAGACGGGAGAAGGCTGAGCCGGATTATTATAACCTGGGTGTTCCTGCAGCTGAAGAGGAAGGAGCTCAGGGAGCAGAGTAGCACCTCCAAGGAGCTCATCTCACATCCagatggatttataacacacaacccagcagcagctcattttaGACGCATGTTCCCTTCAAACAAGAAGGCTGCTTCTATTCTAT encodes:
- the LOC141774615 gene encoding uncharacterized protein LOC141774615, giving the protein MRGNAPQSLLCTISRKHAVQPGNRSKPVHAVFRLNVLRLSANHLFVFTDLLLQPNISGSSSVDRVSEAQQQGFHVLRGSTFTISCSVQPQYPGGSFHLTFTSSTSALNYTQPAVNHSAHFLFPAAEPAHQGSYRCVYHVYVFSHDFFSESRLISLTVADLRPFIIRAIVLPLILLLANIGLYFYYKGKRGQRPSRREKAEPDYYNLGVPAAEEEGAQGAE